Part of the Henckelia pumila isolate YLH828 chromosome 2, ASM3356847v2, whole genome shotgun sequence genome is shown below.
TTGCGTTTATATACTACTACAAATAAGAGGACAAAAAAGGACCAAGAGAATAATGTTCACTCACCAGCCTTGACCAAAAGGTGGCAGGGGAAATTCCCAACCTTTGCCTCGAAGCACGGCACTTGTAAACCTACCAAAAAATTGTTCATAATTTCATGAAATATAAATTCAGCTTCTTTAATCACCACTTCTAATTCTAAATTCATAATAGTATCAATAAAAtctattctttatttttttttcattttagttCACAACTATAAATTTTAGTTGATTTCATTTCAAGACACATGAGACGGAAGGTCAATGGCGTAACTAGTGTTTAAGCTAGGAAAGCACTTTCtttttcatcttctttaatttttatGAATGGTGGATTGCCTCAATGGCTATCAGATGATGTAAAATTATTGGACTCTCTGAATTAATATTAGCTTGTTTTCTtattgggaaaaaaaaattagatttttttaCACAAAAGAGGTGAATTGATCACTTACTGGAAGTTGACTCTCTGAGGAGATGCAATCTGAATATCGGACCTTACGAAGAACACTCCGTCCGGCGGGAAAGTGATGACGTTGTTCAAGCTTCTCGCCGCCGTATCGATCACCTGCAACACGTCGCCGGCCGCCGTGCCGAACACCCCCGCGTTCTTTACGATGAAGAGCTGCTCCTTCTCGGTGGTCCACAGCATCCGCCACGTGGCGGAGAGGGACTCGTCGGTGGTCACGCTGCCACGGCCGACGGCGGCCAGGGAATCGATGGCGCCGATTATTTCCGCCAGTTTTCGGGGGTTGGATTGGGTTTTGAGGCCGCGGTCCTGGTCGGAGATGAGGCGTAGGAGGTGGCGCTTGGCGGAGACCGCCGGAGATTGCGAGTGGTCCGCCAGGGACGAGCGGGTGACGGTGGAGGTGCTCCTGTAGCATGTCGGAGTGTACGGGGTGGGAGGGGAAAGGCTGGCCATGCTTGCTTTATCCACCACAAAGGTCCTTTgggatattaaaaataaatgaattatCGAATTACTTAAAAACTCTCTTTTTTTAATTACCGTTTATTTTTTTATccgatatattatatatttgtgtgataaaattatttgtttaaaaacttAAGAAAAAATCTATCGAAATTTGAAGTAATAATGAGTTAAAAGtaacataattaaacatataaGGTATTTCAGTGTAATATGAAAACATATATGTCTAAATTTCAACCTTATAAAAAAGTATATGTCTGCATAAATGCATAGGTATATCTACGTATTACTCTTATTTTATAAAGGTAAAAATTCTCGTGAAACGATCTCATGAATTAATTTTTTGAGACGAGTCTCCTATTTAATCATACATAAAAACgtattactattattatataaaaactaCACTAAATTCATGACATATTCATGATTACAATGTACAATATACTTGCCAAATTTATAAAATCCACACATTCTATACATACTACAAATACATCAACTTAGTATAATATCAGATTATTTTCCTTTAAATATTCACTCGTTACCTAATTTCAAACTATAACAAAATAATCACGGATAGTTTTTGGAAAAAAGTTTTTTTAGATAGTTT
Proteins encoded:
- the LOC140884781 gene encoding probable plastid-lipid-associated protein 11, chloroplastic yields the protein MASLSPPTPYTPTCYRSTSTVTRSSLADHSQSPAVSAKRHLLRLISDQDRGLKTQSNPRKLAEIIGAIDSLAAVGRGSVTTDESLSATWRMLWTTEKEQLFIVKNAGVFGTAAGDVLQVIDTAARSLNNVITFPPDGVFFVRSDIQIASPQRVNFQFTSAVLRGKGWEFPLPPFGQGWFESYYMDDEIRVVKDIRQDYLVVERASYSWKE